From one Flavobacteriales bacterium genomic stretch:
- the cysC gene encoding adenylyl-sulfate kinase translates to MPSPTHIHPVHDRLLQRRDKEALLGQRGLVVWMTGLSGSGKSTIAIALERELHERGRFCVVLDGDNVRTGINSNLGFSDADRTENIRRIAEVAKLFVQQGVVVICCFVSPTVAIREQAKAIIGEGDFVEAFIDTPLEVCEARDVKGLYAKARAGVVKDFTGISAPFEAPPAPAIRIATADRSEEASATELLNFILPRISRN, encoded by the coding sequence ATGCCTTCGCCCACGCACATTCATCCCGTGCACGACCGCCTGCTCCAACGCAGGGACAAGGAGGCCTTGTTGGGCCAGCGCGGGCTGGTGGTGTGGATGACCGGACTCAGCGGCAGCGGGAAGAGCACCATTGCCATCGCCTTGGAGCGTGAGCTTCATGAGCGGGGTCGCTTCTGCGTGGTGCTCGATGGCGACAACGTGCGCACGGGCATCAACAGCAACCTCGGCTTCTCCGATGCGGACCGCACGGAGAATATCCGCCGCATCGCGGAGGTGGCCAAGCTCTTCGTGCAGCAAGGGGTGGTCGTGATCTGCTGCTTCGTCTCGCCGACGGTCGCGATCCGTGAACAGGCAAAGGCGATCATCGGCGAAGGGGATTTCGTCGAAGCCTTCATCGATACGCCGCTGGAGGTTTGCGAAGCGCGCGACGTCAAGGGCCTTTATGCAAAAGCGCGCGCTGGCGTGGTGAAGGACTTCACGGGCATCAGCGCGCCATTCGAGGCGCCCCCTGCCCCGGCCATTCGCATCGCCACCGCCGATCGCAGCGAAGAAGCGAGCGCCACTGAACTCTTGAACTTTATCCTGCCGCGTATCTCGCGGAATTGA
- the deoC gene encoding deoxyribose-phosphate aldolase gives MAPKTFAARGSRVPLSAPAIDQVGIEERVARIKARSIKKETKVQGMKLALSMIDLTTLEGADTPSKVKQLCYKGMHLHDSLPGLPSVAAICVYPSMVKVAKRALGDSGVKVASVSTAFPSGQAPRNVKIADTKFAVNEGADEIDMVISRGRFHSGDYEFVFEEIAAVKEACGEARLKVILETGELGTYDKVRLASDIAIAAGADFIKTSTGKINPAATMEVTLVMLHAIRDHYLNTGQMIAMKPAGGIRTSKQALHYLMMVKEELGPEWLDPHWFRFGASSLANDILMQLQKEADGHYQSADYFSND, from the coding sequence ATGGCCCCGAAAACCTTCGCCGCACGAGGTTCACGCGTTCCGCTTTCAGCGCCCGCAATCGACCAGGTGGGCATCGAGGAGCGGGTGGCCCGCATCAAGGCGCGGAGCATCAAGAAGGAGACGAAAGTCCAGGGCATGAAGCTCGCCCTGAGCATGATCGACCTTACCACCCTGGAAGGAGCCGACACCCCAAGCAAAGTGAAGCAGCTATGCTACAAGGGCATGCACCTGCACGACAGCCTCCCCGGTCTGCCCTCGGTCGCAGCGATCTGCGTTTACCCTTCGATGGTCAAGGTGGCGAAGAGGGCCTTGGGCGACAGCGGCGTGAAGGTCGCCAGTGTGAGCACCGCCTTCCCCAGCGGACAGGCGCCCCGGAATGTGAAGATCGCCGACACCAAGTTCGCCGTGAACGAAGGCGCCGACGAGATCGACATGGTCATCAGCCGGGGCCGTTTCCACAGCGGCGATTACGAGTTCGTCTTCGAGGAGATCGCTGCGGTGAAGGAGGCCTGCGGCGAAGCCCGATTGAAGGTGATCCTTGAGACGGGCGAGCTAGGCACCTACGACAAGGTGCGCCTGGCCAGTGATATCGCCATCGCGGCGGGCGCTGATTTCATCAAGACCAGTACGGGCAAGATCAACCCGGCCGCCACCATGGAGGTGACCTTGGTGATGCTGCACGCCATCCGCGATCACTATCTGAATACCGGGCAGATGATCGCCATGAAGCCTGCCGGCGGCATCCGTACGAGCAAGCAAGCACTCCATTACCTGATGATGGTGAAGGAGGAGCTCGGCCCCGAATGGCTCGATCCCCACTGGTTCCGCTTCGGCGCCAGCAGCCTGGCCAACGACATCCTGATGCAATTGCAAAAGGAGGCCGATGGTCACTACCAGAGCGCGGATTATTTCAGCAACGATTAA